In Cynocephalus volans isolate mCynVol1 chromosome 3, mCynVol1.pri, whole genome shotgun sequence, one DNA window encodes the following:
- the MTA1 gene encoding metastasis-associated protein MTA1 isoform X3, with amino-acid sequence MAANMYRVGDYVYFENSSSNPYLIRRIEELNKTANGNVEAKVVCFYRRRDISSTLIALADKHATLSVCYKAGPGADNGDEGEIEEEMENPEMVDLPEKLKHQLRHRELFLSRQLESLPATHIRGKCSVTLLNETESLKSYLEREDFFFYSLVYDPQQKTLLADKGEIRVGNRYQADITDLLKEGEEDGRDQSKLETKVWEAHNPLIDKQIDQFLVVARSVGTFARALDCSSSVRQPSLHMSAAAASRDITLFHAMDTLHKNIYDISKAISALVPQGGPVLCRDEMEEWSASEANLFEEALEKYGKDFTDIQQDFLPWKSLTSIIEYYYMWKTTDRYVQQKRLKAAEAESKLKQVYIPNYNKPNPNQISVNNVKAGVVNGTGAPGQSPGAGRACESCYMSSLRILLDILEEIWWLENANPVRWREARTKPQ; translated from the exons ACAGCCAATGGGAACGTGGAGGCCAAGGTGGTGTGCTTCTACAGGCGGCGGGACATCTCCAGCACCCTCATCGCCCTGGCTGACAAGCACGCAA CCCTGTCAGTCTGCTATAAAGCCGGACCCGGGGCGGACAACGGTGATGAAG GGGaaatagaagaggaaatggaaaaccCAGAAATGGTGGATCTACCTGAGAAGCTCAAGCACCAGCTGCGGCACCGGGAGCTGTTCCTCTCCCGACAGCTGGAGTCCCTGCCGGCCACCCACATCAG GGGCAAGTGCAGCGTCACTCTGCTCAACGAGACTGAGTCACTCAAGTCCTACCTGGAGCGGGAG GATTTCTTCTTCTATTCTCTAGTCTACGACCCACAGCAGAAGACCCTCCTGGCTGATAAAGGAGAGATTCGAGTGGGCAACCGGTATCAGGCGGACATCACTGACCTGCTGAAAGAag GAGAGGAGGACGGCCGGGACCAGTCCAAACTGGAGACCAAGGTGTGGGAGGCGCACAACCCGCTCATAGACAAGCAGATTGACCAGTTCCTGGTGGTGGCCCG CTCTGTGGGCACTTTTGCACGGGCTCTGGACTGTAGCAGCTCTGTCCGACAGCCCAGCCTGCACATGAGCGCCGCGGCTGCTTCCCGAGACATCACCCTT TTCCACGCCATGGACACACTGCACAAGAACATTTATGACATCTCCAAGGCCATCTCGGCCCTGGTGCCGCAGGGCGGACCGGTGCTGTGCAGGGACGAGATGGAGGAGTGGTCAGCGTCTGAGGCCAACCTTTTTGAGGAAGCCCTGGAAAAATACGGAAAAGATTTCACAGACATTCAGCAAGATTTT CTGCCGTGGAAGTCGCTCACCAGCATCATCGAGTACTACTACATGTGGAAGACCACCGACAGATACGTCCAGCAG aaacgCTTGAAAGCAGCTGAAGCAGAGAGCAAGTTGAAGCAAGTTTATATTCCCAACTA TAACAAGCCAAATCCAAACCAGATCAGCGTCAACAACGTCAAGGCTGGCGTGGTGAATGGCACGGGGGCCCCTGGACAGAGCCCCGGTGCTGGCCGGGCCTGCGAGAGTTGTTACA TGTCGTCTCTGCGCATCTTGTTGGACATATTGGAAGAAATATGGTGGCTTGAAAATGCCAACCCGGTTAGATGGAGAGAGGCCAGGACCAAACCGCAATAA